A window from Sceloporus undulatus isolate JIND9_A2432 ecotype Alabama chromosome 8, SceUnd_v1.1, whole genome shotgun sequence encodes these proteins:
- the CMTM4 gene encoding CKLF-like MARVEL transmembrane domain-containing protein 4 — protein sequence MRGAPEDLEGEEAASSSSMISGASSSSSPYQPTTEPVRQSSGLRSLLLLPRGSSSSLRCDARYLRSAPGRLKVAQAVLALISFICIETIMECSPCEGLYFFEFVSCSASVVTGVLLLMFSLNLHARIPQINWNITDLVNTGLCTFFFFIASVVLATLNHKKGAEIAAVIFGFLATAAYAVNLVLAVKNWRSNSLQQNTRQTSDYMRARTESREVDHRPEIQRLDG from the exons ATGAGGGGGGCCCCGGAGGATCTGGAGGGCGAGGAGGCGGCCTCCAGCAGCTCCATGATCTCCggcgccagcagcagcagcagcccctacCAGCCCACCACGGAGCCCGTCCGGCAGAGCAGCGGCCTCCgcagccttctcctcctcccccggggcagcagcagcagcctccgcTGCGACGCCCGATACCTCCGCAGCGCCCCCGGAAGGCTCAAGGTCGCCCAGGCG GTTTTGGCACTGATTTCCTTCATCTGCATAGAGACAATCATGGAATGTTCCCCTTGTGAAGGCCTATACTTCTTTGAATTTGTCAGCTGCAGTGCATCAGTAGTTACTGGAGTTCTGTTGCTTATGTTCAGTTTAAATCTCCATGCAAGAATACCACAGATCAACTGGAACATTACA gaTTTGGTCAATACTGGactctgcactttcttctttttcattgcaTCTGTAGTACTTGCAACTCTAAACCATAAAAAAGGAGCAGAAATTGCAGCTGTG ATATTTGGTTTCCTGGCAACTGCAGCCTATGCTGTGAATTTAGTCTTAGCAGTTAAAAATTGGAGAAGTAACAGCCTACAGCAAAACACGCGACAAACCAGCGATTATATGCGCGCTCGGACAGAATCCAGAGAAGTAGATCATCGCCCAGAGATTCAACGTCTCGATGGGTGA